The region TATCCCTGGCAGTGAATCATCCGGGACGGATTGCTACGCTGACTACGATTGGAACCAGCGGCTTCTGTGAACCGGCTGGAGCCGGGGAGTACGAACCTGAACAGCTGCTGGCGAATCAGCAGCAAGCCTTCATTGATCAGATGATCGAGAGGCATCAGGAGGCCCATCAGGGGAATTGGCAACATTATCTGCGGCAAACGGTGCAAGACTGGATCAGATACCCGGACCTCACGGAGGAGCAGTTAAGTAGTATAACTTGCCCGGCACTGCTAATTTCAGGGGAGCATGATCCGTTCGCGGGAAAGGATAGAACTGCGAAGCTAGCTTCCCTCGTTACGGGTGCAAGGATGCTGATCGTTCAGGGAGCAGGTCACCGCCCGCATATGCTGCGAGAACAGCCTATCCTGGTGAACAATACCATTCTTGAATTCCTTGCACAGAACCCTATCCACTAACACAAGGAGATATACACATCCAGAAAGGACGTACAGATGAAGAAAGTCATTGTGATCGGAGCAGGGATTCTCGGGGCCTCGGCAGCCTATCAGCTGGCAGTGATGGGGGCAGAGGTGCTGATTATAGACCGTCAAGACCCTGGACAAGCTACGGATGCAGCGGCAGGGATTATCTGTCCCTGGCTGTCGCAGCGGCGCAATCAGGCCTGGTACAGGCTGGCGAAGGCGGGGGCACGGTTCTATCCCGAGTTGATTAGTCAGCTTATGGAAGGTGGCGAAGCGCATACCGGTTATGCCAGGGTTGGAGCGCTTAGTATACATACGGATGAGAGTAAGCTCGACAAAATAGAAGAGCGGGCACGGATGCGGCTGGCAGATGCCCCGGAGATCGGAGTCATCACGCGGCTTAGCGCACAGGAGACCCGTGATCGGTTCCCGCTGCTGGCGGAAGGATACGCCTCGGTTCATATCAGCGGTGCTGCAAGGGTGGATGGCCGCGCTTTGCGGAACGCTCTGCTTCATTCAGCGCAGCAGCAGGGTGCGGTCATGGTTAGCGGCGA is a window of Paenibacillus sp. FSL H3-0469 DNA encoding:
- a CDS encoding alpha/beta hydrolase, translated to MPYIQINELEMFYEQMGTGEPVIFLHSHYSRSMLAFSSQVLDFQNQYRCYFPDLRGHGRTRCRDLDWSTPRIAEDVAGFMDRMNIERAHLIGYSMGAGVGLSLAVNHPGRIATLTTIGTSGFCEPAGAGEYEPEQLLANQQQAFIDQMIERHQEAHQGNWQHYLRQTVQDWIRYPDLTEEQLSSITCPALLISGEHDPFAGKDRTAKLASLVTGARMLIVQGAGHRPHMLREQPILVNNTILEFLAQNPIH